Proteins encoded in a region of the Flammeovirga yaeyamensis genome:
- a CDS encoding DUF1295 domain-containing protein, giving the protein MIFLNTLSSFDTFFFISYGWIILGIITFLCLFFGRVTAPFGRHTRSDWGPLISNSWGWFIMEIISPVFLWIGFLWGSNHTPIFNSWSYIAMFLWSIHYYNRACVFPFRMQNNKKKMPVIIMSSAVFFNIINGSLNGIFLSFHETNVMTDWWIWVGVVLFILGMYINIKSDNILLSLRKPGESHYVIPKGFLFDKVASPNLFGEIIEWTGFFLIVPNYASLSFLIWTLANLLPRARDHYEWYIKKFDDFPKDRKVVFPFIY; this is encoded by the coding sequence ATGATTTTTTTAAACACCCTCTCCTCATTCGATACCTTTTTCTTTATTTCTTATGGATGGATTATTTTAGGAATCATTACATTTCTATGCTTATTTTTTGGTAGAGTAACCGCTCCTTTTGGTCGACACACTAGATCAGATTGGGGCCCTTTGATTTCCAATAGTTGGGGGTGGTTTATTATGGAAATAATATCTCCTGTATTTTTATGGATTGGTTTTTTATGGGGAAGCAATCATACACCTATATTTAATTCTTGGTCTTATATCGCAATGTTTCTTTGGAGCATTCACTATTATAATAGAGCATGTGTTTTTCCATTTAGAATGCAAAATAATAAAAAGAAAATGCCCGTCATTATCATGTCGTCCGCTGTTTTCTTTAACATTATCAATGGATCTTTGAACGGGATATTTTTATCATTCCATGAAACAAATGTGATGACCGATTGGTGGATTTGGGTAGGGGTAGTCCTCTTTATCTTGGGAATGTACATCAATATAAAATCTGATAATATACTTCTGTCATTAAGAAAGCCAGGAGAGAGTCATTACGTTATTCCTAAAGGATTTTTATTTGATAAAGTAGCTTCTCCCAACCTATTTGGAGAAATTATAGAATGGACCGGCTTTTTTCTCATTGTACCTAACTATGCATCACTTAGTTTCTTGATATGGACCCTCGCTAATTTGTTACCAAGAGCAAGAGATCATTACGAGTGGTATATCAAAAAGTTTGATGATTTTCCGAAGGATAGGAAAGTGGTGTTTCCTTTTATTTATTGA
- a CDS encoding RNA polymerase sigma-70 factor, protein MIQEIITKDQFEEMFRAQYPKLCAYANTFLKDMQASEDVVHDVLIKLWEQREQIDIDLSLDAYLFRAVRNKCLNVIRHSEVKENYKVQMEHNSSSQHVEEDLEASELDTKIQSAIQSMPDKRKNIFLLSRFEGLKYSEIADQLNISVKTVENQMSSALKYLKSELSSFISIIIAFFIIFFD, encoded by the coding sequence TTGATACAAGAAATCATTACGAAAGATCAGTTCGAGGAGATGTTTAGAGCACAATATCCTAAGCTTTGTGCCTATGCAAATACGTTCCTTAAAGACATGCAAGCATCAGAAGATGTGGTTCATGATGTATTAATTAAGCTTTGGGAACAAAGAGAACAAATTGATATTGACCTCTCTTTAGATGCTTATCTTTTTCGAGCTGTAAGAAATAAATGTCTGAATGTTATTAGACACTCTGAAGTGAAAGAGAATTATAAAGTTCAAATGGAACATAATTCCTCTTCACAACATGTAGAAGAAGACCTTGAAGCTTCAGAATTGGATACTAAAATCCAATCAGCAATACAAAGCATGCCTGATAAAAGGAAGAATATCTTTTTATTAAGCAGGTTTGAAGGGCTCAAGTATTCTGAAATTGCCGATCAATTAAATATTAGTGTGAAGACGGTTGAAAACCAAATGTCGTCCGCTTTAAAGTATTTAAAATCAGAACTTTCCTCATTTATATCTATAATTATCGCATTTTTCATCATTTTTTTTGATTAA
- a CDS encoding FecR family protein, producing the protein MEENQKIEDILIAKHLAGDISFEEELQLDAWVKKSEENQLHFEGMKAVWEATQPGKVSAAVDVDKAWNKFSEEIETKKGKTIQFTPWQMVSAAVAAMLVIFFGVRFFQQSNTTVVDDVQRFATTTSTLLDTLNDGSVITLNQESALAVQSFDGNSREMTLDGEAYFEVAHNEDQPFIVHTKYGDVTVLGTKFNVNTLDNKVTVTVTDGLVKLTAPNKKYVLLPKGKQGIYASGQAVPLKNEVNVVNEMFWKHQKLEFKNAEFQEVVKSIEKAYDVKIEVNNENLYHKEVTSSFDHESIEGVLQVMEATLNLRVQKTADKQYLID; encoded by the coding sequence ATGGAAGAGAACCAAAAAATAGAAGATATATTAATCGCTAAACACTTGGCAGGTGATATTTCCTTTGAGGAGGAATTACAGCTGGATGCTTGGGTGAAGAAAAGCGAAGAAAACCAACTTCATTTCGAAGGAATGAAAGCGGTTTGGGAAGCAACACAGCCCGGAAAAGTTTCGGCAGCTGTTGATGTGGACAAAGCTTGGAATAAGTTTTCTGAGGAAATTGAGACTAAAAAGGGGAAAACAATTCAGTTTACTCCTTGGCAAATGGTATCGGCGGCTGTTGCTGCAATGCTTGTTATATTTTTCGGAGTACGCTTTTTCCAACAATCCAATACAACGGTTGTGGATGATGTACAACGTTTCGCCACAACTACCTCTACCCTATTGGATACTTTAAATGATGGATCTGTCATCACTTTAAATCAGGAAAGTGCATTGGCCGTACAATCTTTTGATGGTAACTCCAGAGAAATGACTTTGGATGGAGAAGCTTATTTTGAAGTGGCTCACAACGAAGATCAACCATTTATTGTTCATACTAAGTATGGAGACGTTACTGTTTTGGGAACTAAATTCAACGTAAATACTTTAGACAACAAAGTAACAGTTACAGTAACCGATGGACTAGTAAAACTAACCGCTCCAAACAAAAAGTATGTTTTACTTCCAAAAGGGAAACAAGGTATTTACGCTTCAGGACAAGCCGTTCCTCTCAAAAATGAAGTGAATGTAGTCAATGAAATGTTCTGGAAACATCAAAAATTAGAATTTAAAAACGCAGAATTTCAAGAGGTCGTAAAATCAATTGAAAAAGCTTATGATGTGAAAATTGAGGTGAATAACGAAAACCTTTACCATAAAGAAGTTACAAGTTCATTTGACCATGAATCCATAGAGGGTGTTTTACAAGTAATGGAAGCAACCTTAAACTTGAGAGTACAGAAAACAGCAGACAAACAATATTTAATTGATTAA
- a CDS encoding head GIN domain-containing protein yields MKKLYTYLSIFTIFFLSSCGVVTKKAEGPIIEKQLFLDAFESINVKGSMNVFVTYGEEVEVRVTGEEEAVNSLNTSVSGKNWDIQFGRLFSDHSVKVYITSPFLKKASISSSGDLDIDRVVQPYFTVNSSSSGQIRIQDVSDVSEELSVKTTSSGNIEIENVTAEKVNAEISSSGSITLYGKSQQLTGALSSSGRLKAENLEVDHGKFTISSSGSVYTHTNKTLIGRLSSSGSLYYRGNPSFDVNTSSSGSLKKMD; encoded by the coding sequence ATGAAAAAGCTATATACATACCTATCCATTTTCACGATATTCTTCCTTTCAAGTTGTGGAGTAGTCACTAAAAAAGCTGAGGGACCTATTATTGAAAAACAATTATTCTTAGATGCATTCGAAAGCATTAATGTAAAAGGGTCTATGAATGTTTTTGTGACCTACGGTGAAGAAGTGGAAGTTAGAGTCACAGGAGAAGAAGAAGCAGTAAATTCTTTAAATACTTCTGTATCAGGTAAAAATTGGGATATTCAATTTGGAAGACTTTTTAGTGATCACTCAGTAAAAGTATATATCACCTCTCCATTTTTAAAGAAAGCTTCAATTAGCAGTTCAGGAGATCTTGATATTGATAGAGTGGTCCAACCTTATTTTACAGTTAATTCATCTTCTAGTGGACAAATAAGAATTCAAGATGTTTCAGATGTTTCCGAAGAGTTGAGTGTTAAGACTACTTCGTCTGGAAATATTGAAATCGAAAATGTTACTGCAGAAAAAGTAAATGCAGAGATTAGTAGCAGTGGCAGTATCACATTATATGGTAAGTCACAGCAACTAACGGGTGCACTTTCATCTTCAGGAAGACTAAAAGCTGAAAACCTTGAGGTGGATCATGGTAAATTTACGATCTCATCTTCAGGAAGTGTATATACACATACCAATAAAACTTTAATTGGTCGATTATCATCAAGTGGTAGTTTGTATTACAGAGGTAACCCAAGTTTTGATGTAAACACATCCTCATCGGGAAGTTTGAAAAAAATGGATTAG
- a CDS encoding helix-turn-helix transcriptional regulator — translation MSTDQDIKYHYTIDHKDNYTFFEQLMNQAGGELLHNEKVLKIHNRVGDVLFHRFTHFDQLRLVVQRCNLNEKVSVEHIPSDVQKNYIFFVIHKSGAVHHMFKNEETISLFGKDSHQGVVITNFMNSLTNIGEKNIKSEWVSLVVKKSFILELLEEVPKGFKEFLLSDKPWLLFEPVNYTISQALHDIFSQTEEYQFRNFKIYGNAIDLVGEVLKHMSNRNFEDVNNLSSQDTKRMFEVKEYICSDLSNPPTLEDICKEFGLSRSKLIRDFKTEFGVPVYQFYNKMRMQNARELLVEKGLTVTEVSQNLGYKGLSKFSDAFKNFYGVSPKSMVEQYKIK, via the coding sequence ATGTCTACAGATCAAGATATTAAATATCATTATACGATAGACCATAAAGATAACTACACTTTCTTTGAACAATTAATGAATCAGGCAGGAGGAGAACTGCTGCATAACGAAAAAGTACTTAAAATACATAATCGCGTAGGCGATGTGCTTTTTCATCGATTTACACATTTCGATCAATTAAGATTGGTCGTTCAAAGGTGTAATTTAAACGAAAAAGTAAGTGTTGAACATATACCCAGTGATGTACAGAAAAATTATATATTCTTTGTGATCCACAAAAGCGGGGCGGTACATCATATGTTTAAAAACGAAGAGACAATTTCTTTATTTGGGAAAGACAGTCATCAAGGGGTGGTGATCACAAACTTTATGAACTCATTGACTAACATTGGAGAAAAAAATATTAAATCAGAGTGGGTAAGTTTAGTCGTTAAAAAATCATTCATATTAGAGTTATTAGAAGAGGTACCTAAAGGTTTTAAAGAGTTTTTATTATCCGATAAACCTTGGCTATTGTTTGAACCGGTGAATTATACCATTTCTCAAGCCCTTCATGACATTTTTAGTCAAACTGAAGAATACCAATTCCGTAATTTTAAAATCTACGGAAATGCAATCGATTTGGTGGGAGAAGTGTTAAAACATATGTCCAACCGTAACTTCGAAGACGTAAATAACTTGTCTAGTCAAGATACTAAAAGAATGTTTGAGGTGAAGGAATATATTTGTAGTGATTTATCAAATCCTCCTACATTAGAAGATATCTGCAAGGAGTTTGGTTTAAGCCGCTCTAAATTGATTCGTGATTTTAAAACCGAATTTGGGGTTCCTGTATATCAGTTTTATAATAAAATGAGAATGCAGAATGCGAGAGAGCTTTTGGTAGAGAAAGGGCTGACTGTCACCGAAGTGTCACAAAATTTAGGCTATAAAGGCTTATCAAAATTCTCGGATGCGTTTAAAAACTTTTATGGTGTTTCTCCTAAGTCGATGGTGGAACAGTATAAAATCAAATAA
- a CDS encoding AAA family ATPase — protein sequence MHNSEVKKILITGPESTGKSTLAHQLAEWYDTLWVNEYARDYLEQLNRPYVQKDLVVIAKKQFEIQNINFELANRFLFCDTGLEVIKVWSEFKYQQCDFWILDHLDQQKFDAVFLMDVDLPWEYDEYRETPNIETRKQLLESYKEELKNTYGVYHLINGNMIERFEKMKDILHKL from the coding sequence ATGCACAATTCAGAAGTAAAAAAAATATTGATCACCGGTCCTGAATCGACAGGGAAAAGTACGTTGGCTCATCAACTTGCAGAGTGGTACGACACTCTTTGGGTGAATGAATATGCAAGAGATTATCTTGAGCAATTAAACCGGCCATATGTACAAAAAGATTTGGTTGTTATCGCTAAAAAGCAATTTGAGATTCAGAATATCAACTTCGAATTGGCCAATCGATTTTTATTCTGCGATACTGGCTTAGAAGTCATCAAAGTATGGTCGGAATTTAAATATCAACAATGTGATTTTTGGATTCTAGATCATTTAGACCAACAAAAATTTGATGCTGTATTTTTAATGGATGTCGATCTGCCATGGGAATATGATGAATACAGAGAAACACCAAACATAGAAACTAGAAAACAGCTACTAGAAAGCTATAAAGAAGAATTAAAAAATACTTATGGAGTATATCACCTCATCAATGGTAACATGATTGAACGATTTGAGAAGATGAAGGACATTTTGCATAAGCTTTAA
- the manA gene encoding mannose-6-phosphate isomerase, class I, which produces MSTTKLFPIKGKVQNYAWGGANFIPEMIGIEKEDQPYAEYWMGAHDNAPAKVGDDQFLNEMIKSNPEATIGKYINDKFGRLPFLFKVLDVKDVLSIQVHPTKVEAEKGFARENAEGIPVTASHRNYKDDNHKPEIMVALSEFWLLHGFKPKAELRETLVTVPEFNDLVEIFDAEGYYGLYKTVMEYSAETINEKLRSLVDRVMPLYNENKIEKSSPDYWTAKSVALNPEGADLDRGIYSIYFFNIVRADIGDAIFQDAGLPHAYMEGQNMELMANSDNVLRGGLTPKHIDVPELLKHVTFEETIPNIMKGELQEDGFERIYKSPAPDFELSRVAISAGDDYKSVAKTAQIIIVSEGEATVTEGDTSVIIKRGEVVLLLVDADYTITTTDKAVLFKATAPVA; this is translated from the coding sequence ATGTCTACTACAAAATTATTTCCTATTAAAGGAAAAGTACAAAACTATGCTTGGGGCGGTGCCAATTTTATTCCTGAAATGATCGGTATTGAGAAAGAAGATCAACCATATGCAGAATATTGGATGGGCGCACATGATAATGCTCCAGCGAAAGTGGGCGATGATCAATTCTTAAATGAAATGATTAAGTCTAATCCAGAGGCTACTATTGGTAAATATATTAACGATAAATTCGGTCGTTTACCTTTCTTATTTAAAGTTCTTGATGTTAAGGATGTGCTTTCAATTCAAGTACACCCTACAAAAGTAGAAGCTGAAAAAGGTTTTGCTAGAGAAAATGCTGAAGGTATTCCTGTAACAGCCTCTCATAGAAATTACAAAGACGATAACCATAAACCAGAAATTATGGTAGCGTTAAGTGAATTCTGGTTATTACACGGTTTCAAACCAAAAGCTGAATTAAGAGAGACATTAGTGACTGTACCAGAGTTTAACGACTTAGTAGAGATCTTTGATGCCGAAGGTTATTATGGTTTATACAAAACAGTAATGGAATATTCTGCGGAAACTATTAACGAAAAACTTCGTTCGTTGGTTGACCGTGTGATGCCATTATATAACGAAAATAAAATTGAAAAATCTTCTCCTGATTACTGGACGGCTAAATCAGTAGCTTTAAATCCAGAAGGAGCAGATTTAGATAGAGGTATCTATTCGATCTACTTCTTTAATATTGTTAGAGCAGATATCGGAGATGCTATCTTCCAAGATGCAGGTTTACCACACGCTTACATGGAAGGTCAGAATATGGAATTAATGGCCAACTCTGATAACGTATTAAGAGGAGGTTTAACACCAAAACATATTGATGTACCTGAATTATTGAAGCACGTTACTTTCGAGGAAACTATTCCTAATATTATGAAAGGTGAACTTCAAGAAGATGGTTTCGAAAGAATCTACAAATCTCCAGCTCCTGACTTTGAATTAAGTAGAGTAGCTATTTCAGCAGGTGATGATTACAAGAGCGTAGCGAAAACAGCTCAGATTATTATTGTTTCTGAAGGAGAGGCGACAGTGACGGAAGGAGATACTTCTGTAATTATTAAGAGAGGAGAAGTTGTTCTTTTATTAGTAGATGCTGATTATACAATTACAACAACAGATAAGGCCGTTTTATTTAAAGCGACTGCTCCTGTAGCGTAA
- a CDS encoding tRNA1(Val) (adenine(37)-N6)-methyltransferase — translation MSKYALFQFKEFSVNQEKCAMKIGTDAILLGAWATSSMENPKVLDIGCGSGLISLMLAQRFKDAEVTGIDIDEGAFEQSKENFMNSPWSNRLDAQIGDFRTAAFSTSFDLIVSNPPYFENALKAETKERNLARHTDSLSLHQLIEKVSKLLSNDGTFCMVYPIEALDEIISLAELHQLNISDLRIVHHNAHKKAKRLLIALQKKAINNKIEGKPFYIRANHNNDYSEEYQNLTKSFHPFL, via the coding sequence ATGAGTAAGTACGCCTTATTTCAGTTTAAAGAGTTTTCTGTGAATCAGGAAAAATGTGCAATGAAAATTGGAACAGACGCCATTCTGTTAGGTGCTTGGGCAACAAGTTCTATGGAAAATCCAAAAGTATTAGATATTGGTTGTGGTTCTGGATTAATCAGTTTGATGTTAGCACAGAGATTTAAAGATGCAGAAGTGACAGGGATAGATATTGATGAGGGAGCCTTCGAACAATCGAAAGAAAACTTTATGAATAGTCCTTGGAGTAATCGACTTGATGCTCAAATAGGTGATTTTAGAACCGCTGCTTTTTCTACTTCTTTTGATTTAATAGTTTCCAATCCACCTTATTTTGAAAATGCATTAAAAGCAGAAACAAAAGAACGTAATCTAGCTAGACACACAGATAGTCTTAGTTTACATCAGTTAATCGAAAAGGTAAGTAAATTACTCTCTAACGATGGAACATTTTGTATGGTCTACCCTATCGAGGCTTTGGATGAAATTATTTCTTTAGCAGAATTACATCAATTAAATATTTCTGATTTAAGAATTGTCCATCATAATGCTCACAAAAAAGCGAAACGTTTATTGATTGCTTTACAGAAAAAAGCCATCAATAATAAAATAGAAGGAAAACCTTTTTATATAAGAGCGAATCACAACAACGATTACTCGGAAGAATATCAAAACCTCACCAAAAGTTTTCATCCTTTCCTATGA
- a CDS encoding helix-turn-helix transcriptional regulator, with protein MKKDNKRILYFDSTSFDRTYSKLQKDLGGELLERQFILNDPEIGQMYLEYFDIGAPFQLSINYCHITQDLYVKDTNESETTQLFILFMRKNSSIKISDYASDEMHLGARGVKYNIMLRQNQKDVFIDIDKDEEMFWIGMRMDLDKIGPLININKKDSDEFIDYLLNQNYYEESNTELESIVEELFHAQKLTIGRNAIIGGLGLQLMGKLLIKLFEHKKKKLENKISEETLTKYFEIKDYILSDYNNIPTTKDIALKFGIGETKLKEDFKKVFDQSIFSFITSHRMMDAHRLLRSTDDLIGDISKEVGYSHLSKFTGAFKKYYGYTPSELRGSKRIKHF; from the coding sequence ATGAAAAAAGATAATAAAAGAATCTTGTATTTCGATTCTACAAGTTTCGATCGAACGTATTCTAAACTTCAAAAAGACCTTGGAGGAGAACTTCTTGAGCGTCAATTTATATTGAATGATCCTGAGATTGGACAGATGTATCTAGAGTATTTTGATATAGGAGCACCTTTTCAATTAAGTATTAATTATTGTCATATAACACAAGATCTATATGTAAAGGATACGAATGAATCCGAAACTACTCAATTGTTTATATTATTCATGAGAAAAAACTCTAGCATAAAAATTAGTGATTATGCTAGTGATGAAATGCATTTAGGGGCTAGAGGTGTAAAATACAATATCATGCTTCGTCAGAATCAGAAGGATGTTTTTATTGACATTGATAAAGATGAAGAAATGTTCTGGATTGGCATGAGGATGGACTTGGACAAAATAGGTCCACTTATCAATATTAATAAGAAAGATTCTGATGAGTTTATAGATTACTTATTAAACCAAAACTATTACGAGGAAAGTAATACTGAACTGGAAAGTATTGTTGAAGAACTGTTTCATGCACAAAAACTGACAATTGGAAGAAATGCTATTATTGGAGGACTAGGTCTACAATTAATGGGTAAACTTCTGATAAAGCTATTTGAACATAAAAAAAAGAAGCTAGAGAATAAGATTTCAGAAGAAACCCTCACAAAATATTTCGAGATTAAAGACTATATCTTGAGCGATTATAACAATATACCTACTACCAAGGATATTGCTTTAAAATTCGGTATTGGAGAGACTAAACTAAAAGAAGATTTTAAAAAAGTATTCGATCAATCTATTTTCTCATTTATAACCAGCCATAGAATGATGGATGCTCACCGTTTATTAAGAAGTACCGATGATTTAATTGGTGACATCTCTAAAGAAGTGGGTTATAGTCATTTATCAAAATTCACAGGTGCTTTCAAAAAATATTATGGGTATACACCTTCAGAATTAAGGGGATCGAAGCGAATTAAACATTTTTAA